One genomic segment of Carassius auratus strain Wakin chromosome 29, ASM336829v1, whole genome shotgun sequence includes these proteins:
- the LOC113048068 gene encoding collagen alpha-2(IV) chain-like, with protein MITLRLMWGLLVLCVVAASPRRYARQAELDNYDNNNVDLDKNVDGDDVYDYYDGIDEPQIEIGTLSPDEDFDPSHHASLEEEEEEEREDKESPIKPQLIPSGFGESGTLMGPSAQGEEELRLTPTDILQISGDISGSGVPLGSGGPGTSGDISGSVDSEDLGSGVSGLSGSGIILISGREEELHVTFETIPHEASRDFGEYGISWVSGASGLPEVSGESGASGVPEVSGEPEASGVCELSGESGASGVPEVSGEPGVSGVPEVSGEPGFSGVLDCLGEYGVPEVSGEPGASGVHEMSGESGLSGVPEVSGESGLSGLPEVSGESGLSGVPEVSGESGLSGVPEVSGESGTSGMPEMFGEPVVTVLPDVSGVPEETKQPKVIFESGESGSPEESGVTEAPVVTTEILIPDLDEEEAILLTTPTTPLEGTGGEIGSGVPDFDKDIETDQTGMATCMLCTCLVGSVYCDDLKLDRVPPLSKETTHFYARYNKIAKISKSDFINLNKLKRIDLTSNGISRIDDDAFFGLPALEELILRDNSIRQLPALAPSMTLIDASHNQLGSTGIQREAFKDMSGLLYLYLTDNNIDHIPVPLPDSLRSLHLQNNNIQMMHEDTFCNPHDLNYIRNALEDVRLDGNPINLSRTPQAYICLPRIPVGALI; from the exons ATAGAGATTGGAACGTTGAGCCCCGATGAGGATTTTGATCCTTCACACCATGCCTCattggaggaggaggaagaggaggagagagaagacAAGGAATCACCCATAAAGCCTCAGCTGATTCCATCAGGCTTTGGGGAGTCAGGGACTCTGATGGGCCCTAGTGCACAGGGAG AGGAGGAGCTTCGTCTGACGCCCACTGACATCCTTCAGATTTCTGGGGACATTTCAGGTTCTGGAGTGCCTTTGGGCTCAGGAGGTCCTGGGACCTCTGGTGACATATCAGGTTCTGTGGACTCAGAGGACCTAGGTTCTGGAGTCTCTGGACTTTCTGGTTCAGGCATAATATTGATCTCAGGTAGAG AGGAGGAGCTCCACGTGACGTTTGAAACCATTCCACACGAGGCCTCTAGGGATTTTGGGGAGTATGGAATCTCTTGGGTGTCTGGAGCTTCTGGGTTACCTGAGGTGTCAGGAGAATCTGGGGCCTCTGGGGTACCCGAGGTGTCAGGAGAACCTGAGGCCTCTGGAGTATGCGAGCTGTCAGGAGAGTCTGGGGCCTCTGGGGTACCTGAAGTGTCAGGAGAACCTGGGGTCTCTGGGGTACCTGAGGTATCAGGAGAACCTGGGTTCTCTGGGGTACTTGACTGCTTAGGAGAATATGGGGTTCCAGAGGTTTCTGGAGAGCCTGGAGCATCTGGGGTACATGAAATGTCAGGAGAGTCTGGGCTCTCTGGGGTGCCAGAGGTGTCTGGAGAATCTGGGCTCTCTGGGTTGCCTGAGGTGTCTGGAGAATCTGGGCTCTCTGGGGTGCCTGAGGTGTCTGGAGAATCTGGGCTCTCTGGGGTGCCAGAGGTATCGGGAGAGTCCGGGACCTCCGGGATGCCTGAGATGTTTGGAGAGCCTGTGGTCACTGTGCTGCCTGATGTGTCTGGGGTCCCAGAGGAGACTAAACAGCCTAAGGTCATTTTCGAGTCTGGAGAATCTGGGAGCCCAGAAGAGTCTGGGGTGACTGAGGCCCCAGTCGTCACCACTGAAATATTAATACCTGACTTAGATGAAG AGGAAGCGATACTCCTAACTACCCCAACCACTCCCTTGGAGGGGACTGGGGGTGAAATAGGGTCAGGGGTACCTGATTTTGACAAAGATATTGAAACAGATCAAACAG GTATGGCTACCTGTATGCTCTGCACCTGCCTGGTTGGATCTGTGTACTGTGATGACCTTAAACTGGACCGTGTTCCTCCCCTCTCCAAAGAAACCACTCATTTCTATGCCCGCTACAACAAAATTGCTAAGATCAGCAAGTCTGACTTCATCAACCTGA ATAAATTAAAGAGGATTGATTTGACCAGCAATGGCATATCCAGGATCGATGATGATGCTTTCTTTGGCCTTCCTGCTCTGGAGGAGTTGATATTACGAGATAATAGTATTAGACAACTTCCAGCTCTAGCACCCTCTATGACCCTGATTGATGCCTCTCACAACCAGCTGGGCAGCACTGGCATTCAAAGAGAGGCTTTTAAG GACATGTCGGGGCTACTTTACCTTTACTTGACAGACAACAACATAGACCACATCCCAGTTCCTTTGCCTGACAGTCTGCGCTCTCTGCACCTACAG aataaCAATATCCAAATGATGCACGAGGATACCTTCTGCAATCCACATGACTTGAATTACATCCGCAACGCTCTTGAGGATGTTCGCCTGGACGGTAACCCCATCAACCTCAGCAGAACCCCACAGGCCTACATATGTTTGCCACGTATCCCTGTTGGTGCCCTTATTTAA
- the LOC113048616 gene encoding SAFB-like transcription modulator produces MSSTLDDSKTTDTSMDHELYTVQSPSEDIKDGPDHAEFIYKMSNEEFVRFVKLRVTNDSLFTGKRNSSTLAYRAILKELGLQREISASQARRKWENLKMKYKEMKNPPPGVSVNPTNWPWFSLMDDAMEGRLTGSEVALDTSTVGDDSEYRPNNTTRRRSKRAREPHKSEIELFVEDDDMMSEDMGRDRVELDRDRDEMEQERAILESDKAAIEYERMVLEREKMVLDRERAGVERELAALDRDRASLEREKAAVERDRASVEYIRAQLEKERAILDRERAKLERERAILEQQRGMEKVEQTANLNDSTEGTDTSVPLVMEPASLERRQKFLNLFEKLIENF; encoded by the exons ATGAGTAGCACACTTGATGACTCAAAGACAACAGACACAAGTATGGACCACGAACTTTACACTGTACAGAGTCCCTCGGAGGACATTAAGGACGGCCCAGATCATGCAGAATTCATTTATAAAA TGTCAAATGAAGAATTTGTTAGATTCGTGAAGCTGCGCGTGACCAACGACTCCCTTTTCACTGGAAAGAGAAATTCATCAACTCTGGCTTATAG GGCCATCTTGAAAGAGCTGGGTCTGCAAAGGGAAATTTCTGCCAGCCAGGCCAGGAGAAAATGGGAAAACCTTAAGATGAAGTATAAG GAAATGAAGAATCCCCCACCTGGCGTCTCGGTGAACCCCACTAACTGGCCGTGGTTCTCCCTTATGGACGATGCCATGGAGGGTAGACTCACAGGAAGTGAAGTCGCTCTAGACACGTCTACTGTGGGCGACGACAGCGAGTATCGCCCGAACAACACCACACGCAGGAGGAGCAAGAGGGCGCGGGAGCCGCACAAAAGCGAGATCGAGCTGTTCGTCGAAGACGATGACATGATGTCTGAAGATATGGGGCGAGATAGGGTCGAGCTGGACAGAGACAGGGACGAGATGGAGCAAGAACGGGCCATCCTAGAGAGCGACAAAGCTGCTATTGAATACGAAAGGATGGTCCTGGAGCGGGAGAAGATGGTTTTAGATCGAGAAAGAGCAGGGGTAGAACGAGAACTCGCAGCGTTGGACCGAGACAGGGCCTCTCTGGAGAGAGAAAAGGCCGCTGTGGAGAGAGACAGGGCCTCTGTGGAGTACATCCGAGCTCAGCTGGAAAAGGAAAGAGCGATTCTTGACAGAGAACGGGCAAAGCTCGAACGAGAGCGTGCCATTCTAGAGCAGCAGCGTGGGATGGAAAAAGTAGAGCAGACGGCTAATCTAAATGATAGTACAGAAGGAACAGATACCTCAGTTCCCTTAGTGATGGAACCAGCTTCTTTAGAGAGGAGGCAGAAATTCCTCAACTTGTTTGAAAAGCTCATTGAGAACTTCTAA